One window from the genome of Nicotiana tomentosiformis chromosome 5, ASM39032v3, whole genome shotgun sequence encodes:
- the LOC104104901 gene encoding uncharacterized protein — MNRDEDLLLFRDMYKREKNELASFLLLPVSNELEANGNYALYRMASSKKGQVGLDYLMNETGKNDYDWLKTPPATPLFPSLDMEANAPELVIQKEIPIIQPIILSRFADKSGAAKTRSTLIIRSASPNPKPKVATRNLTPTGKQQGASSIDKKNTRYATTTTITATNQLKVIKSNNSVDQNAIRPTRQKETHLNFLASNLSKTMGMKSSLSSNSKSRGVSPAGRPKILAQLPGFSDETPVNLRTDRSLSATRGRSINQHQSTNQRPGSSSSSSSSSSAHITKPIRRQSCSPSVTRGRKQDISTTSTKFQQGNVTTQVLGSKMVDKFLNARKSVYEEKEITKAKLNGCINERSGFGRHISRISANVEIRQDSGNSGKNGTTTGRKSSNIRSSRIPAT, encoded by the exons ATGAATAGAGATGAAGATCTTCTTCTATTTAGAGACATGTATAAGCGCGAAAAGAATGAACTTGCtagctttcttcttcttcctgtCTCTAATGAATTAGAGGCAAATG GTAATTATGCACTATACAGAATGGCTTCTAGCAAGAAAGGACAAGTAGGATTGGATTACTTGATGAATGAAACTGGAAAGAATGATTATGACTG GTTGAAAACGCCGCCTGCTACACCTTTATTTCCATCTCTTGACATGGAAGCCAATGCTCCAGAACTAGTCATTCAGAAGGAGATTCCAATTATTCAACCAATTATTCTCTCAAGG TTTGCAGACAAGTCAGGGGCAGCTAAAACAAGAAGTACTCTTATTATAAGATCTGCATCACCTAATCCAAAACCAAAAGTAGCCACAAGAAACTTAACACCAACAGGAAAACAACAAGGTGCTTCATCAATAGACAAGAAAAACACAagatatgcaacaacaacaacaataacagcgACAAACCAATTGAAAGTGATCAAATCCAACAATTCCGTTGATCAGAATGCAATAAGACCAACAAGGCAAAAAGAGACACATCTTAATTTCCTTGCTTCCAACCTATCAAAAACTATGGGAATGAAGTCGTCTTTAAGTAGTAACTCTAAAAGCAGGGGAGTGTCCCCTGCAGGAAGGCCGAAAATCCTGGCTCAGTTACCAGGATTTTCGGATGAAACACCGGTTAATCTCAGAACAGACCGGTCTCTTTCAGCAACCAGGGGCCGGTCTATTAACCAACACCAATCAACTAACCAACGCCCTggatcatcatcatcgtcatcttcTTCATCATCAGCACACATTACAAAACCAATAAGACGACAATCTTGTTCCCCCAGTGTAACTCGTGGTCGAAAACAGGATATTAGTACTACTAGTACAAAATTTCAACAGGGGAATGTAACAACACAAGTTCTTGGCAGTAAAATGGTAGACAAGTTTTTGAATGCTAGGAAATCAGTATATGAAGAAAAGGAAATTACAAAGGCAAAGTTGAATGGTTGTATAAATGAGAGATCTGGTTTTGGAAGGCATATATCAAGAATATCAGCAAATGTG